In Haloarchaeobius litoreus, the following are encoded in one genomic region:
- a CDS encoding ABC transporter ATP-binding protein, whose product MSAIRTENLRKTYGDVTALADLSLDIESGELFGALGPNGAGKTTTIGILTGQLQPDSGTASVLGHDPVADPVGVRRHVGILPEQESPPSFMTPREYFDFVATVRDVPSDVVDERVEQWAQRLSFAEKLDTLSTDLSRGQQQKVMITQAFLHEPEVVFIDEPLANLDPIVQERVKRYLQDYRERGNTLFISTHHIEVAEEICTRVGIVYEGRLIADRRPGEMDPDESLLDTFVANVGSDEEWTEPAATPGDD is encoded by the coding sequence ATGAGTGCGATCCGAACCGAGAACCTCCGGAAGACCTACGGCGACGTCACCGCGCTCGCGGACCTCTCGCTCGACATCGAGTCCGGCGAGCTGTTCGGGGCGCTCGGCCCGAACGGTGCCGGCAAGACGACGACCATCGGTATCCTGACCGGCCAGCTCCAGCCCGACTCCGGGACCGCGTCGGTGCTGGGCCACGACCCGGTCGCGGACCCGGTCGGAGTCCGCCGACACGTCGGCATCCTCCCCGAGCAGGAGTCACCGCCGAGTTTCATGACGCCGCGGGAGTACTTCGACTTCGTCGCGACGGTGCGGGACGTCCCGTCCGACGTGGTCGACGAGCGCGTCGAGCAGTGGGCACAGCGGCTCTCGTTCGCCGAGAAGCTCGACACCCTGAGCACGGACCTCTCGCGGGGCCAGCAGCAGAAGGTGATGATAACCCAGGCGTTCCTCCACGAACCCGAGGTCGTGTTCATCGACGAGCCGCTGGCCAACCTCGACCCCATCGTCCAGGAGCGCGTGAAACGCTACCTCCAGGACTACCGCGAACGGGGCAACACGCTGTTCATCTCGACGCACCACATCGAGGTCGCCGAGGAGATCTGCACCCGTGTCGGCATCGTCTACGAGGGCCGGCTCATCGCGGACCGGCGTCCGGGCGAGATGGACCCCGACGAGTCGCTGCTCGACACCTTCGTCGCCAACGTCGGGAGCGACGAGGAGTGGACCGAACCGGCGGCGACCCCGGGCGATGACTAG
- a CDS encoding DUF7344 domain-containing protein produces MNATALEEGDIHSVLSNQRRRLVLKELRRNGGNSTLRELSESIAAEETGESPPPRNIRDSVYASLHQTHLPKLDGLDIVEYDSNTKSVSLTDLADELVPYTTVMSTTGLPWYQHYLVLGLAAMATVIAADLGVPLLADVGPVGVALVFSAAMVVSLLVQLYTGTRPLQRLGRRVRSGRTN; encoded by the coding sequence GTGAACGCGACAGCGCTCGAAGAGGGGGATATACATTCCGTACTGAGCAACCAGCGTCGCAGACTCGTACTCAAGGAGCTCCGTCGAAATGGGGGGAACTCGACGCTCCGCGAGCTCTCGGAGTCCATCGCGGCGGAAGAGACGGGGGAGTCTCCGCCGCCGCGGAACATCCGCGACAGCGTCTACGCCTCCCTGCACCAGACCCACCTGCCCAAGCTCGACGGGCTGGACATCGTGGAGTACGATTCGAACACGAAGTCGGTGTCGCTCACCGACCTCGCGGACGAACTCGTGCCCTACACCACGGTCATGAGCACCACGGGACTGCCGTGGTACCAGCACTATCTGGTGCTCGGGCTCGCGGCGATGGCGACCGTCATCGCCGCGGACCTCGGCGTCCCGCTGCTCGCGGACGTGGGGCCGGTCGGGGTCGCACTCGTGTTCTCCGCCGCCATGGTCGTCTCGCTCCTGGTCCAGCTGTACACCGGGACGAGACCGCTCCAGCGGCTCGGACGGCGGGTCCGTAGCGGCCGGACGAACTGA
- a CDS encoding universal stress protein: protein MHVLVPIDGSEPSVRALSFGIDLADRFDGELDVVHIGDPNAAATEQLLDRTREQCEAGGVEATIEARPEVEDESRLHYATKIGGQILELADERGVDHIVMGSHGRSGLDEYVLGSAAETVLDAQEYPVTVVP, encoded by the coding sequence ATGCACGTACTCGTCCCCATCGACGGCTCGGAGCCGAGCGTCCGCGCCCTCTCGTTCGGGATCGACCTGGCGGACCGCTTCGACGGGGAGCTCGACGTGGTCCACATCGGCGATCCGAACGCGGCGGCGACCGAACAGCTGCTCGACCGGACGCGCGAACAGTGCGAGGCGGGCGGCGTCGAGGCGACCATCGAGGCTCGACCGGAGGTCGAGGACGAGTCCCGGCTCCACTACGCGACCAAGATCGGCGGCCAGATACTCGAGCTCGCCGACGAGCGCGGCGTGGACCACATCGTCATGGGCAGCCACGGGCGGTCCGGCCTCGACGAGTACGTCCTCGGGAGCGCGGCCGAGACGGTCCTCGATGCTCAGGAGTACCCGGTGACGGTGGTGCCCTAA
- a CDS encoding sodium:calcium antiporter, whose translation MLNVLLFLGVAAVGTGVTWVGSTWLERASERIGIHYGLPPVVQGAIVAAIGSSFPELSSVLLAVLVHGEFELGVAAIVGSAVFNILIIPAAAGLSGEVGLTADRDLVYKEAQFYMLSVATLFLAFAFAVIYYPTETGTALKGNMTPLLALIPLALYGLYIFNQYQDTNDYDASHHERSANIGRRWLELIAGLAVILVGVEMLVVSAIELGNALGTPSFVWGLTVIAAGTSLPDTVVSVQAARGGRDSTSLANVFGSNIFDLLVAVPLGVVVGGAVEINFSRAAPMMAFLVFATVVLFTLMRTDMNVSGREAWLLLGLYALFVVWLVLEELGITTFVKGG comes from the coding sequence ATGCTAAACGTCCTGTTGTTCCTCGGAGTCGCAGCCGTGGGAACCGGCGTGACCTGGGTCGGTAGTACCTGGTTAGAGCGGGCGAGCGAGCGCATCGGCATCCACTACGGGCTGCCGCCCGTCGTGCAGGGTGCCATCGTCGCCGCCATCGGCTCCAGCTTCCCCGAGCTGTCGAGCGTGCTCCTCGCCGTACTGGTCCACGGGGAGTTCGAGCTCGGTGTCGCCGCCATCGTCGGCTCGGCGGTGTTCAACATCCTCATCATCCCCGCGGCCGCGGGACTGAGCGGCGAGGTCGGGCTCACCGCCGACCGCGACCTCGTCTACAAAGAGGCGCAGTTCTACATGTTGTCGGTCGCGACGCTGTTCCTCGCGTTCGCGTTCGCTGTCATCTACTACCCGACGGAGACCGGCACGGCGCTCAAGGGGAACATGACCCCGCTGCTCGCGCTCATCCCCCTCGCGCTGTACGGGCTCTACATCTTCAACCAGTACCAGGACACCAACGACTACGACGCCAGTCACCACGAGCGCTCGGCGAACATCGGGCGGCGCTGGCTTGAACTGATAGCCGGTCTGGCGGTCATCCTCGTCGGCGTCGAGATGCTCGTCGTCAGCGCGATCGAACTCGGCAACGCGCTCGGGACGCCCTCGTTCGTCTGGGGGCTGACCGTCATCGCCGCGGGGACGAGCCTCCCCGACACCGTCGTCAGCGTCCAGGCGGCCCGCGGTGGCCGCGACTCCACAAGCCTCGCCAACGTCTTCGGGAGCAACATCTTCGACCTGCTCGTCGCGGTCCCGCTCGGTGTCGTCGTCGGCGGGGCCGTCGAGATAAACTTCTCGCGGGCCGCCCCGATGATGGCCTTCCTCGTGTTCGCGACGGTGGTGCTGTTCACGCTGATGCGGACCGACATGAACGTCTCCGGCAGGGAGGCCTGGCTCCTCCTGGGGCTGTACGCCCTGTTCGTCGTCTGGCTCGTCCTGGAGGAGCTGGGCATCACCACCTTCGTCAAGGGCGGCTGA
- the mutS gene encoding DNA mismatch repair protein MutS, which produces MDGALGPPAKMAEQADELTPMMRQYFELTGRYDDALVLFQVGDFYETFCEAAEVTSRICEVTLTKREDSTGRYPMAGVPIDNAETYIESLLEAGYRVAVADQVQEPEDTTGVVDRAVTRVVTPGTLTEDELLASADNNFVACLTRSADPDDDPATTGEYGFAVLDVSTGDFYATAPPSPAAVADEVGRFDPAEAIVGPEVGTDAFPADCMVSPFDRTAFDVDAAAETVREYFGDPDSLLAGEAEVRACGALLAYAEYARGGAGEPATDDSEDATDPEDGHLDYLNHLTRYDPREYMVLDPTALASLELFERRAVRGIEGATLADVLDETACAMGRRRLTDWLRRPLVDEERIAGRHDAVGELARDPATREQLHGLLRDVYDVERLIARVSRGRANARDLRSLKDTLDVVPELKATLADADCDRLVGLRDGLDELEDVRDLIGRAIRPEPPIEVTEGGVIREGYDDRLDDLRETERSGKQWIDELEAGERERTGIDSLKVGHNQVHGYYIEVTNPNLDSVPEDYQRRQTLKNSERFYTPALKEREDEIFRAEQRADDLEYELFREVRETVAAETERVQRLADRVAALDVFVAFATAAAQYDYSRPTFAEDGIDIEAGRHPVVERTQESFVPNDASFDRDEFLAVVTGPNMSGKSTYMRQVALVCIMAQAGSFVPAAAADLRILDRVFTRVGASDDIAGGQSTFMVEMTELADILREASEDSLVLLDEVGRGTSTADGLAIARAVTEYVHDELRATTLFATHHHELTETARELDGAFNLHFSATETDDRVRFNHEVGRGPATASYGVEVARAAGVPPSVLDRSRELLARTTAEAVPNGGVDADETESDGADLVAADASAVADRLREITVADTTPMEALRLLDELQRELE; this is translated from the coding sequence ATGGACGGAGCGCTCGGACCGCCGGCGAAGATGGCCGAGCAGGCCGACGAGCTGACGCCGATGATGCGGCAGTACTTCGAGCTGACCGGGCGCTACGACGACGCGCTCGTGCTGTTCCAGGTCGGCGACTTCTACGAGACGTTCTGCGAGGCCGCCGAGGTCACCTCCCGCATCTGCGAGGTGACGCTGACCAAGCGCGAGGACTCGACGGGCCGCTACCCGATGGCCGGCGTGCCCATCGACAACGCCGAGACGTATATCGAGTCGCTGCTGGAGGCCGGCTACCGCGTCGCGGTCGCCGACCAGGTGCAGGAACCGGAGGACACGACCGGTGTGGTCGACCGCGCCGTGACGCGCGTCGTCACGCCCGGCACGCTCACCGAGGACGAGCTGCTCGCCTCCGCGGACAACAACTTCGTCGCCTGCCTCACCCGGAGTGCGGACCCGGACGACGACCCCGCGACCACCGGCGAGTACGGCTTCGCGGTGCTCGACGTGTCGACGGGCGACTTCTACGCGACCGCCCCGCCGTCGCCCGCCGCCGTCGCCGACGAGGTCGGCCGATTCGACCCCGCCGAGGCCATCGTCGGCCCCGAGGTGGGCACCGACGCCTTCCCGGCCGACTGCATGGTCTCACCGTTCGACAGAACGGCGTTCGACGTCGACGCCGCGGCCGAGACGGTCCGCGAGTACTTCGGCGACCCCGACAGCCTGCTCGCGGGCGAGGCCGAGGTCCGGGCCTGTGGCGCGCTGCTCGCCTACGCGGAGTACGCCCGCGGCGGCGCTGGCGAGCCCGCGACCGACGACTCCGAGGACGCCACCGACCCCGAGGACGGCCACCTCGACTACCTCAACCACCTCACCCGGTACGACCCCCGCGAGTACATGGTGCTCGACCCGACCGCGCTCGCCAGCCTCGAGCTGTTCGAGCGCCGCGCCGTGCGAGGAATCGAGGGCGCGACGCTCGCCGACGTGCTCGACGAGACGGCCTGTGCGATGGGCCGCCGCCGGCTCACCGACTGGCTCCGCCGGCCGCTCGTGGACGAGGAACGGATCGCCGGCCGGCACGACGCCGTCGGCGAGCTCGCCCGCGACCCGGCCACCCGAGAGCAACTCCACGGACTCCTCCGCGACGTCTACGACGTGGAGCGGCTCATCGCCCGCGTCTCCCGCGGCCGGGCCAACGCCCGGGACCTCCGCTCGCTGAAGGACACGCTCGACGTGGTGCCGGAGCTGAAGGCGACCCTCGCCGACGCCGACTGCGACCGCCTCGTCGGCCTCCGCGACGGCCTCGACGAACTCGAAGACGTGCGGGACCTGATCGGCCGTGCCATCCGCCCCGAACCACCCATCGAGGTGACCGAGGGGGGCGTGATTCGGGAGGGCTACGACGACCGGCTGGACGACCTCCGCGAGACGGAGCGCTCGGGCAAGCAGTGGATCGACGAGCTCGAGGCGGGGGAGCGCGAGCGCACCGGCATCGACTCGCTGAAGGTCGGGCACAACCAGGTCCACGGCTACTACATCGAGGTGACGAACCCGAACCTCGATTCGGTCCCCGAGGACTACCAGCGCCGACAGACGCTGAAGAACTCCGAGCGGTTCTATACGCCCGCGCTGAAGGAGCGCGAGGACGAGATCTTCCGCGCCGAACAGCGCGCCGACGACCTGGAGTACGAGCTGTTCCGCGAGGTGCGCGAGACCGTGGCCGCCGAGACCGAGCGCGTCCAGCGCCTCGCGGACCGCGTGGCGGCGCTCGACGTGTTCGTCGCCTTCGCCACGGCCGCCGCGCAGTACGACTACAGCCGTCCCACCTTCGCCGAGGACGGCATCGACATCGAGGCCGGCCGCCACCCGGTCGTCGAGCGCACGCAGGAGTCGTTCGTGCCCAACGACGCCAGCTTCGACCGCGACGAGTTCCTCGCGGTCGTCACCGGCCCGAACATGAGTGGGAAGTCGACGTACATGCGGCAGGTCGCCCTGGTCTGCATCATGGCCCAGGCCGGCAGCTTCGTCCCGGCCGCCGCGGCCGACCTCCGCATCCTCGACCGCGTGTTCACCCGCGTCGGCGCGAGCGACGACATCGCCGGCGGGCAGTCGACGTTCATGGTCGAGATGACCGAGCTCGCCGACATCCTGCGGGAGGCGAGCGAGGACTCGCTCGTCCTGCTCGACGAGGTGGGGCGGGGCACCTCCACGGCTGACGGGCTCGCCATCGCCCGCGCCGTCACCGAGTACGTCCACGACGAGCTCCGGGCGACGACCCTGTTCGCGACGCACCACCACGAGCTGACCGAGACGGCCCGCGAGCTCGACGGCGCGTTCAACCTGCACTTCTCCGCGACGGAGACCGACGACCGGGTCCGGTTCAACCACGAGGTCGGGCGCGGCCCCGCCACGGCGTCCTACGGCGTCGAGGTCGCCCGCGCGGCCGGCGTTCCGCCCTCGGTGCTCGACCGGTCGCGGGAGCTGCTGGCCCGGACGACCGCCGAGGCGGTCCCGAACGGTGGCGTCGACGCTGACGAGACCGAGAGCGACGGAGCCGACCTCGTCGCCGCCGACGCCTCCGCGGTCGCCGACCGCCTCCGCGAGATCACCGTCGCGGACACGACGCCGATGGAGGCGCTGCGGCTCCTCGACGAGCTACAGCGAGAACTGGAGTAG
- a CDS encoding cupin domain-containing protein, whose amino-acid sequence MERVDIDDVEPAFMDGSDLDRRGLSKHLGTEDLAINYYAIEPGEALSGGMHAHFDQEEVFYVVEGEVTFQTPEEEFVVGEHEVVRFAPGDFQTSVNDGDEVAVVIALGAPKPSEDIRVPMECRECGESETLQFLMTEDGQYLRCPECDNQFEAPV is encoded by the coding sequence ATGGAGAGAGTTGACATCGACGACGTGGAACCGGCGTTCATGGACGGCTCCGACCTCGACCGCCGGGGGCTCTCGAAGCACCTCGGCACCGAGGACCTCGCCATCAACTACTACGCCATCGAGCCCGGCGAGGCGCTCTCGGGTGGGATGCACGCCCACTTCGACCAGGAGGAGGTGTTCTACGTGGTCGAGGGCGAGGTGACGTTCCAGACGCCGGAGGAGGAGTTCGTGGTCGGCGAGCACGAGGTCGTCCGCTTCGCGCCGGGCGACTTCCAGACGAGCGTCAACGACGGCGACGAGGTCGCGGTCGTCATCGCGCTCGGGGCACCGAAGCCGAGCGAGGACATCCGTGTTCCGATGGAGTGCCGCGAGTGTGGGGAGTCGGAGACGCTCCAGTTCCTCATGACGGAGGACGGGCAGTACCTGCGCTGCCCCGAGTGCGACAACCAGTTCGAGGCCCCCGTCTAG
- the nucS gene encoding endonuclease NucS yields the protein MSRERAGAGVRTLVEPTLSEAAAAMADALEHGDLLTVFGRCAVDYDGRASSTLGPGDRHVTAKPDGTVLVHTDERQQPVNWQPPGCSQRVEHGEGDAADSGTDELRLVSTRSNPDEELVVAFESVRQVSAFAVDDGETLSLTGSEEDLRQRILDSPELVEPGFQPLVTERRTAAGAVDIFGEDADGNVVVVELKRKRVGPDAVGQLSRYVDALERDLHADATVRGILVAPSVTERARRMLADRGLEFSAVEPPSDGE from the coding sequence GTGTCACGCGAGCGAGCGGGAGCCGGCGTCCGCACCCTCGTCGAGCCGACGCTGTCCGAGGCGGCGGCGGCGATGGCAGACGCTCTCGAACACGGCGATCTGCTCACCGTCTTCGGCCGGTGTGCGGTCGACTACGACGGCCGCGCGTCGAGCACGTTGGGACCGGGCGACCGCCACGTCACGGCGAAACCCGACGGAACCGTCCTCGTCCACACCGACGAGCGCCAGCAGCCGGTGAACTGGCAGCCGCCGGGCTGCTCGCAGCGCGTCGAGCACGGAGAGGGCGACGCGGCGGACTCGGGGACCGACGAGCTCCGGCTGGTCAGCACGCGGTCGAATCCCGACGAGGAACTCGTCGTCGCGTTCGAGTCGGTCCGGCAGGTGTCGGCGTTCGCGGTCGACGACGGCGAGACGCTCTCGCTCACCGGCTCGGAGGAGGACCTCCGCCAGCGGATCCTCGACTCGCCCGAACTCGTCGAGCCGGGGTTCCAGCCGCTGGTCACGGAGCGCCGGACAGCCGCCGGCGCGGTCGACATCTTCGGCGAGGACGCCGACGGGAACGTCGTCGTCGTCGAGCTCAAGCGAAAGCGCGTCGGCCCGGACGCCGTCGGCCAGCTGTCCCGGTACGTGGACGCGCTGGAGCGGGACCTCCACGCCGACGCCACGGTCCGGGGCATCCTCGTCGCGCCGTCGGTCACCGAGCGGGCACGCCGGATGCTGGCCGACCGGGGACTGGAGTTCTCGGCGGTCGAGCCGCCGTCCGATGGCGAGTGA
- a CDS encoding DUF6735 family protein — protein sequence MDDATDARLYKDWTGDGDHTTRRRSMGHRALVAYGRADGTYSLHHSQWGALGFALFDDIGPEHPFGADGDWEVAAHDAVVGGEGPDVPGGNDPPVDPEPRGTVTSLDALPERFDFLEYEALFVVSRTGDVGAFQPCWFGRALDDAEPVGDGAIVSLRRGTDPVADAARVSAWYRGVADTVRVLSELGKLEPEEARDHLRTRIREWAAEGRTVLLAP from the coding sequence GTGGATGATGCGACGGACGCACGGCTGTACAAAGACTGGACCGGGGACGGCGACCACACGACGAGAAGGAGGAGCATGGGCCACCGCGCGCTCGTAGCCTACGGCCGCGCCGACGGGACGTACTCGCTGCACCACTCGCAGTGGGGCGCGCTGGGGTTCGCTCTGTTCGACGACATCGGCCCCGAGCACCCGTTCGGAGCCGACGGAGACTGGGAGGTCGCCGCTCACGACGCCGTCGTCGGGGGCGAGGGCCCCGACGTACCGGGAGGCAACGACCCGCCGGTGGACCCCGAACCACGGGGGACCGTCACCTCGCTCGACGCGCTCCCGGAGCGGTTCGACTTCCTGGAGTACGAGGCGCTGTTCGTCGTCTCACGCACCGGGGATGTCGGTGCGTTCCAGCCGTGCTGGTTCGGCCGAGCGCTCGACGACGCCGAACCCGTGGGCGACGGCGCGATCGTCTCGCTGCGCAGGGGCACCGACCCGGTGGCCGACGCGGCGCGGGTCTCGGCGTGGTACCGCGGCGTCGCCGACACGGTTCGCGTCCTGTCCGAACTGGGGAAGCTCGAACCCGAGGAGGCCCGCGACCACCTCCGAACCCGGATTCGGGAGTGGGCCGCCGAGGGGAGAACGGTGTTGCTGGCTCCCTGA
- a CDS encoding helix-turn-helix domain-containing protein, with amino-acid sequence MHEVTARVADDSPYALATAGTDATVELWCNDHRDLLHVRGPAEGVREHVEDAVGVSDAVAHDDELLLVTAACLRDHDDTIEPYVAANDCLLVPPIRYERGAKVVRVLALDPANLTGFYRDVVADHDVTVEAKHDRARPSRSSPLVDLDAVLPDLSPRQREALVTAFEAGYYEIPREATTEDLGEALGVDRRTAEEHLRRAENKLLGALAPRLR; translated from the coding sequence ATGCACGAGGTCACCGCCCGCGTCGCCGACGACAGCCCGTACGCGCTCGCGACCGCCGGGACGGACGCGACGGTCGAGCTCTGGTGTAACGACCACCGCGACCTGCTCCACGTGCGCGGCCCCGCCGAGGGCGTGCGCGAGCACGTCGAGGACGCCGTCGGCGTCTCCGACGCCGTCGCACACGACGACGAACTCCTGCTCGTCACCGCGGCCTGCCTCCGCGACCACGACGACACCATCGAGCCCTACGTCGCCGCGAACGACTGCCTCCTCGTCCCGCCGATCCGGTACGAGCGCGGCGCGAAGGTCGTCCGCGTGCTCGCACTCGACCCCGCGAACCTGACGGGGTTCTACCGTGACGTGGTCGCAGACCACGACGTGACGGTCGAGGCCAAGCACGACCGGGCGCGACCGTCCCGCAGTTCCCCGCTGGTCGACCTCGACGCGGTCCTCCCGGACCTCAGCCCCCGCCAGCGCGAGGCGCTCGTCACCGCCTTCGAGGCCGGCTACTACGAGATTCCGCGCGAAGCGACGACCGAAGATCTCGGCGAGGCGCTGGGCGTGGACCGCCGGACAGCAGAGGAGCACCTCCGGCGCGCCGAGAACAAGCTGTTAGGTGCGCTCGCGCCGCGCTTGCGGTGA
- the hutU gene encoding urocanate hydratase — translation MQQHDDGDEGGHDVGEPSEQWREYQGAPTGTDIECEGWRQEAALRMLNNNLDPEVAEKPEELVVYGGTGRAARSWDAYDAILAELRELGDDETLLVQSGKPVGVFQTREESPRVLIANSNLVGRWDSWEHFHELEAKGLIMYGQMTAGSWAYIGTQGIIQGTYETLAELARQHYPDNDGLRGKTVVTAGLGGMGGAQPLAVTMNHGVCIAAEVDEERIDRRIETGYCMAKTDDLDEAIERAEEAAEAGEPFSIGVHMNAADMFDGLREHGWVPDVVTDQTSAHDELEGYYPSGYTVEEADELRERDPETYVEESMDTMERHVDGILRLQDEGAIAFEYGNNIRGQVEDHRNREDAFDFPGFVPAYIRPLFCRGKGPFRWAALSGDPADIHRTDEAVLELFPEKDHLRRWIELAREQVHFQGLPSRVCWLGYQAGDDPDGLTERARFALRINELVADGEIQAPVVVTRDHLDAGSVASPNRETEAMRDGSDAVADWPILNALLNTAAGADIVSVHDGGGVGIGNSLHTNNHVVLDGSEQAAETAKRVFTTDPGMGVVRHADAGYEEALAEARESDVRVPMRDRGESNR, via the coding sequence ATGCAACAGCACGACGACGGCGACGAGGGCGGCCACGACGTCGGCGAGCCGTCCGAGCAGTGGCGGGAGTACCAGGGCGCACCGACCGGCACCGACATTGAGTGCGAGGGGTGGCGACAGGAGGCGGCGCTGCGGATGCTGAACAATAACCTCGACCCCGAGGTCGCGGAGAAGCCCGAGGAGCTGGTCGTCTACGGCGGCACCGGCCGCGCCGCCCGGAGCTGGGACGCCTACGACGCCATCCTGGCCGAACTGCGAGAGCTTGGCGACGACGAGACGCTGCTCGTGCAGTCGGGCAAGCCGGTGGGCGTGTTCCAGACCCGCGAGGAGTCACCGCGCGTGCTCATCGCGAACTCGAACCTCGTCGGGCGGTGGGACAGCTGGGAGCACTTCCACGAGCTGGAGGCGAAGGGCCTCATCATGTACGGGCAGATGACCGCGGGCTCCTGGGCGTACATCGGCACCCAGGGCATCATCCAGGGCACCTACGAGACCCTCGCCGAGCTCGCGCGCCAGCACTACCCCGACAACGACGGCCTGCGCGGGAAGACCGTCGTCACGGCCGGCCTCGGCGGGATGGGCGGCGCACAGCCCCTCGCGGTGACGATGAACCACGGCGTCTGCATCGCCGCCGAGGTCGACGAGGAGCGCATCGACCGCCGAATCGAGACGGGCTACTGCATGGCCAAGACCGACGACCTCGACGAGGCCATCGAGCGCGCCGAGGAGGCAGCAGAAGCTGGCGAGCCGTTCTCCATCGGCGTCCACATGAACGCCGCCGACATGTTCGACGGGCTCAGGGAGCACGGCTGGGTCCCCGACGTCGTCACCGACCAGACCAGCGCCCACGACGAGCTGGAGGGCTACTACCCGTCGGGATACACCGTCGAGGAGGCCGACGAACTGCGCGAGCGCGACCCCGAGACGTACGTGGAGGAGAGCATGGACACGATGGAGCGCCACGTCGACGGCATCCTCCGGCTGCAGGACGAGGGTGCCATCGCGTTCGAGTACGGCAACAACATCCGCGGGCAGGTCGAGGATCACCGGAACCGCGAGGACGCGTTCGACTTCCCCGGCTTCGTCCCGGCGTACATCCGGCCGCTGTTCTGCCGCGGGAAGGGCCCGTTCCGGTGGGCCGCGCTCTCGGGCGACCCCGCGGACATCCACCGCACCGACGAGGCCGTCCTCGAACTGTTCCCCGAGAAGGACCACCTCCGGCGCTGGATCGAGCTCGCACGGGAGCAGGTCCACTTCCAGGGGCTCCCGAGCCGGGTCTGCTGGCTGGGCTACCAGGCCGGCGACGACCCCGATGGCCTCACCGAGCGTGCACGCTTCGCGCTCCGTATCAACGAACTCGTCGCCGACGGCGAGATACAGGCTCCGGTCGTCGTCACCCGGGACCACCTCGACGCTGGCTCCGTCGCCAGCCCGAACCGCGAGACGGAGGCGATGCGCGACGGCTCCGACGCGGTCGCCGACTGGCCAATCCTGAACGCCCTGTTGAACACGGCCGCCGGGGCGGACATCGTCTCCGTCCACGACGGCGGCGGCGTCGGCATCGGCAACTCGCTGCACACGAACAACCACGTCGTCCTCGACGGCAGCGAACAGGCCGCCGAGACCGCGAAGCGGGTGTTCACCACCGACCCCGGCATGGGCGTCGTCCGGCACGCCGACGCGGGCTACGAGGAGGCGCTGGCGGAGGCCCGGGAGTCCGACGTGCGAGTCCCGATGCGGGACCGTGGTGAGTCCAACCGATGA
- the hutG gene encoding formimidoylglutamase, whose amino-acid sequence MTAFTAPPEWSGTSSDPNDEQFGHVVERATLSSANEFDALLLGEPYDGAVIGRQGAADGPDAIRESLAGVKSHHFDAGPVSGIGDLGDVALPAAGGVEAVQDAVAETTAAVHETDALPVFLGGDNSLTVANVRPLLDSGSVGVVNFDAHLDCRELPDDGPTSGTPYRQLFEAGLDAYAPIGVRHFETSTAYHDYLRERGGEVVTAEELGEDVVAAVDRALDGLGDVDHVYVSVDVDVLDATAAPGASAPTPGGPTTRELYRALRLVASDDRVAGFEVVETAPPLDDDDGRTVDAAARAIAHFLAGWSA is encoded by the coding sequence ATGACGGCGTTCACAGCCCCACCCGAGTGGTCCGGCACCTCGTCGGACCCGAACGACGAGCAGTTCGGCCACGTCGTCGAGCGGGCGACGCTCTCGTCCGCGAACGAGTTCGACGCGCTCCTCCTCGGTGAACCGTACGACGGTGCGGTCATCGGCCGGCAGGGGGCGGCCGACGGCCCCGACGCCATCCGCGAGTCACTGGCGGGCGTCAAGAGCCACCACTTCGACGCCGGCCCCGTCTCCGGCATCGGTGACCTCGGCGACGTGGCGCTCCCCGCAGCGGGTGGTGTCGAGGCGGTCCAGGACGCGGTCGCGGAGACCACGGCGGCGGTCCACGAGACCGACGCCCTGCCCGTCTTCCTCGGCGGCGACAACTCCCTGACCGTGGCGAACGTCCGACCGCTGCTCGACTCGGGGAGCGTCGGCGTCGTGAACTTCGACGCACACCTCGACTGCCGCGAGCTCCCCGACGACGGCCCGACGAGCGGGACGCCGTACCGCCAGCTGTTCGAGGCCGGCCTCGACGCCTATGCACCGATCGGCGTGCGTCACTTCGAAACGTCCACCGCGTACCACGACTACCTCCGCGAGCGCGGCGGCGAGGTCGTGACGGCGGAGGAGCTCGGCGAGGATGTCGTGGCCGCCGTCGACCGTGCGCTCGACGGGCTCGGCGACGTGGACCACGTCTACGTCTCGGTCGACGTCGACGTGCTCGACGCGACGGCTGCGCCGGGCGCGAGCGCGCCAACCCCCGGCGGACCGACGACCAGAGAGCTGTACCGCGCACTCCGGCTCGTCGCCAGCGACGACCGCGTGGCTGGGTTCGAGGTCGTCGAGACCGCACCGCCGCTGGACGACGACGACGGCCGGACGGTCGACGCGGCGGCCCGCGCCATCGCCCACTTCCTCGCGGGGTGGTCGGCGTGA